The following DNA comes from Curtobacterium sp. 9128.
CGGGTCGTTCGCCACCGTCGGCGCGGACACGACCTCGCTCGAGGGTGTCGAGTTCCGCCCGCTCGCCTGACTCGTCCACAGTCGTCACCGAGCGCAGCGAAACCGTTCACCGCGCCTCGGTAGGATCGACACCGCAAGCACCACAACCGCAACGTGTAGGGAGTACCCCGTGGCCGTGATCGATGCCGTAGGAGCACGCGAAGTCCTCGATTCCCGAGGCAACCCGACGGTCGAGGTCGAGGTCCTCCTCGACGACGGCGTCGTCTCGCGCGCGCTCGTCCCGTCCGGCGCCTCCACCGGCGCCTTCGAAGCGTACGAGCTGCGCGACGGCGACAAGGCCCGCTACGGCGGCAAGGGCGTCCTCAAGGCCGTCGAAGCCGTCCTCGACGAGATCGGCCCGGCGCTGGAGGGCTTCGACGCCACCGACCAGCGCCTCGTCGACGCCGCGCTCATCGAGCTCGACGGCACCGAGAACAAGTCCCGCCTCGGCGCGAACGCGATCCTCGGCGCCTCGCTCGCCGTCGCCCGCGCCGCCGCCGACTCGGCCGACCTCCCGCTGTTCCGCTACCTCGGCGGCCCGAACGCGCACACCCTGCCCGTTCCGCTGATGAACGTCGTCAACGGCGGTGCGCACGCCGACACCAACGTCGACATCCAGGAGTTCTTCCTGGTGCCCTACGGCGCCGAGAGCTTCTCCGAGGCGCTCCGCTGGGGTGTCGAGACCTACCACGCCCTCAAGGGCGAGCTGAAGAAGCAGGGCCTGGCGACCGGCCTCGGCGACGAGGGCGGCTTCGCGCCAGAGCTCGCGTCGAACCGCGCTGCGCTCGACTTCCTCGTCGCGGCGATCGAGAAGGCCGGCTTCACCCCCGGCAAGGACATCGCACTCGGCCTCGACGTCGCGTCGACCGAGTTCTTCGCCGACGGCAAGTACAACTTCGAGGGCAAGCAGCTCTCCTCGCAGGAGTTCACGAGCTACTTCTCGGACCTCGTCGCGAACTACCCGCTCGTCACCATCGAGGACCCCCTCGCCGAGGACGACTGGGAAGGCTGGACCCACCTGACCTCCGAGCTCGGCGGCAAGGTGCAGATCGTCGGCGACGACCTCTACGTCACGAACCCGAAGCGTCTGCAGCGGGGCATCGACGAGAAGGCCGGCAACTCGATCCTCGTCAAGGTGAACCAGATCGGAACCCTGACCGAGACCCTCGACGCCGTCTCGCTCGCGCAGCGCCACGGCATGACGGCGATCCTGTCGCACCGTTCCGGCGAGACCGAGGACACCACCATCGCGGACATCTCCGTGGCGGTCGACGGCGGCCAGATCAAGACCGGCGCCCCCGCGCGCTCGGACCGCGTCGCGAAGTACAACCAGCTCCTCCGCATCGAGGAAGAGCTCGGCGACGCCGCGGTCTACGCGGGCCGCACCGCGTTCCCGCGCGCCGCAGCGCTGTAACCAGCCGCCCGCCCGACGCGCCCCGTGCCTCCTGTCCGGAGGCGCGGGGCGCGTCTGCGTGTCGAGACACCCCCGTCTCGTCGAGACACCGAAGAAAGTGGCGGCGTCTCGAGCGCACGACGGCGTCTCGGGCGGACGGCGGCGCCGCCTGAGAAGGGGCCGGGACGGGGCGCGGCGGCGTGGGTCACGTCCGAGGTCGGGTTATCGTCGTGACGTGCCCAGCGAGAAGCCCCGCGTCCGCCGCGTCCCCGTGGCGATGCCCGACGATGCGCGAGCCGAGCAGCCCTGGTACCGCTCGATCCGGTTCTCCGGCTTCAGCCTGCTCATGCTCGCGATCATCGTGCTCTTCGTCGTGGTGCTCGCGCCGTCGCTCCGCACGCTCATCCAGCAGCAGGAGCAGATCTCGCAGAAGCAGCACGAGGTCGCCGCGCAGAAGTCCGACGTCGCGCAGAAGAAGAAGGACGTCGCCCGCTGGGACGACCCCGCCTACATCGAGGCGCAGGCCCGCGACCGCCTGCTCTACGTCTACCCGGGCGAGCAGAGCTTCCTGGTGATGGGGGAGGGCACGACCTCCGCCGACGGCGGACCGACGACCGACTCCGGCACGCCGGTGAGCTCGACGGTGCAGACCCCGAAGGTGGACTGGGTGCAGGCGATGCTGTCCTCGGTGCTGAAGTCCGGACTGTCCGACGAGACCACGCAGGAACTCGTCGCACCCGACGTGTCCGGCAGCGGCAACTCCGGCAACTGACGTCACGTCGGTGCGAGGCCGTCCGGAACTCCGGTAGCCTCTTGTACCCGTGACGACCCCTCCGTTCGACCCGCCGTCCGAGCACGACGTCCAGGTGGTCTCGGCCCAGCTCGGCCGCCCCGCCCGTGACGTCGTCGGCATCGCGGCGCGCTGCGTCTGCGGCAACCCGACGGTGGTCGCCACGAAGCCGCGCCTGTCGAACGGCACCCCGTTCCCCACGCTCTACTACCTGTGCCACCCGGCGGCCACCGCTGCCGTCAGCACACTCGAGGCGAACGGCGTGATGCCGGAACTCGCCTCGCTGCTCGAGGACCCGGAGACGGCCGAGCGCTACCGCGCTGCCCACGAGGCCTACCTCGCTGACCGCGAATCCATCGAGCACGTCGACGAGATCGACGGCATCAGCGCCGGCGGCATGCCCGTCCGCGTGAAGTGCCTGCACGCCCTCGTCGGTCACACACTCGCTGCCGGCCCCGGCGTGAACCCCATCGGCGACCTCGCGCTCGAGCGCGCGAGCTGGTCGCCCGACCGGTGCGAATGCCGGGCGTATGATGAGGGTGCAGACGCCGGAGTCGGGGCGGGTGGTGGCGAATTCTGACCAGCCGCCCGGCAACCACCCCCACTCCAAGGAGATCATCCCCCGTGCCCAAGATCCTCGTCGTCGGCGGCGGTTACGCCGGCTTCTACACCGCATGGAAGCTCGAGAAGCACCTTCGCCAGGGCGAAGCCGAGGTCGTCATGGTGGACCCGCTGCCGTACATGACGTATCAGCCGTTCCTCCCGGAGGTCGCCGCCGGTTCCATCGAGCCGCGTCACGCCGTCGTCTCGCACCGTCGTCACCTCAAGAAGACCCGTGTCGTCACGGCCAAGGTCACCAAGGTGGACCACGCCTCGAAGACCGCGACGATCACGCCGGCGATCGGCGAGCCGTGGGAAGAGTCCTACGACCAGATCGTCATGACCGCCGGTGCCGTCTCCCGCACCTTCCCGATCCCGGGCGTCGCTGACGAGGCCATCGGCCTGAAGACCATCGAGGAAGCCGCGGCCATCCGCGACAAGATCCTCACGAACTTCGCCAAGGCGTCGAACCTGCCGGCCGGTCCGGAGCGCGACCGCCTGCTCACGGTCGTCGTCGTCGGCGGTGGATTCGCCGGCATCGAGGTGTTCGCCGAGCTCCGCTCGTTCGTCACCGACCTGCTGAAGAGCTACCCGCAGCTGTCCTTCGACGACACGCACTTCCACCTGGTGGAGGCGATGGGGCGCATCATGCCTGAGGTGTCCCTCGAGACCTCGCACTGGGTGCTCAAGAACCTCGCGGAGCGCGGCGCGAACGTGCACCTCGAGACGCAGCTCGCGTCGGCCGTCGGTGGCGTGTGCCAGCTCAAGGCCAAGGACGAGTCGATCGAAACGATCGAGTCCGACCTCATCATCTGGACCGCCGGCGTCATGGCGAACCCGATGGTCAAGGGCACCGACTTCCCGCTCGAGCCCCGCGGCCGCATCACCGTGCAGCCCGACCTCCGCGTCGTGAACGAGGACGAGGTCATCGCCGACGCCTGGGCCTGTGGCGACGTCGCAGCCGTCCCGGACCTCACGGGTGCCGGCGTCGGCGGCATGTGCGTCCCGAACGCGCAGCACGCCGTCCGTCAGGCCAAGCAGCTCGCGAAGAACCTGGTCGCGGTGCTCCGCGGCGAGGCGACCGTGGACTACAAGCACGACAACCTCGGCGCCGTCGCGGGCCTCGGTCTCGGCATCGGTGTCTTCCAGTCGGGCAAGTTCGCGATGAAGGGCTTCCTCGCATGGGGCGCGCACCGTGGCTACCACGGCATGGCGATGCCGTCGTGGGAGCGCAAGTGGCGCGTCATCGGCGACTGGGTGGGCGGCTTCTTCCTGGGTCGTGACATCGCGTCGCTCGACGACCGCGAGACCCCGCGCGCCGCGTTCGAGGCGTGGGCGTCGCGCCCGAAGCCTGCTGCTGCCGAGGAGCCGAAGGCCGTCGCGCCGTCGCCGGAAGAGGGCACGCCCGCCGGTGCCGCCGGCCCCGCGTACGGCAAGCCCGCCGAGGACGTCTCGAACGAGGCAGCCCCGGTCGACGGCGAGAAGGCCGACGCCGCGAAAGCCGGCGCCGCGAAGGCCGACGCCAAGTAGCGATCACCCGCGCACGCCGAAGGGCGGTCACCCCACATGGGGTGACCGCCCTTCGTCGGTAGGCTGGATCGCCGCGCCCCCGTGGCCCAACTGGCAGAGGCATGCGACTTAAAATCGCCGAGTTGTGGGTTCGAGTCCCACCGGGGGTACGTCAGTGCAGGCGGTACGCCGTCACCATCGGGCAGGTGAACGGGTCGCGTGCGGCGAGCCCGACGCGGTTGAGGTAGGCGACGACGATCGCGTACGACTTCCCGAGGCTGGCCTCGGTGTACGGGATGTCGTGCTTGGCGCAGTGCGCCTTCACCATCGGCTTGGCCTTGCGCAGGTTCGGGCGCGCCATGCTCGGGAAGAGGTGGTGCTCCGCCTGGTGGTTGAGCCCGCCGAAGAGGTGGTCGGCCCAGATCCCGCCGGTGATGTTAC
Coding sequences within:
- a CDS encoding septum formation initiator family protein, with protein sequence MPSEKPRVRRVPVAMPDDARAEQPWYRSIRFSGFSLLMLAIIVLFVVVLAPSLRTLIQQQEQISQKQHEVAAQKSDVAQKKKDVARWDDPAYIEAQARDRLLYVYPGEQSFLVMGEGTTSADGGPTTDSGTPVSSTVQTPKVDWVQAMLSSVLKSGLSDETTQELVAPDVSGSGNSGN
- a CDS encoding FAD-dependent oxidoreductase, giving the protein MPKILVVGGGYAGFYTAWKLEKHLRQGEAEVVMVDPLPYMTYQPFLPEVAAGSIEPRHAVVSHRRHLKKTRVVTAKVTKVDHASKTATITPAIGEPWEESYDQIVMTAGAVSRTFPIPGVADEAIGLKTIEEAAAIRDKILTNFAKASNLPAGPERDRLLTVVVVGGGFAGIEVFAELRSFVTDLLKSYPQLSFDDTHFHLVEAMGRIMPEVSLETSHWVLKNLAERGANVHLETQLASAVGGVCQLKAKDESIETIESDLIIWTAGVMANPMVKGTDFPLEPRGRITVQPDLRVVNEDEVIADAWACGDVAAVPDLTGAGVGGMCVPNAQHAVRQAKQLAKNLVAVLRGEATVDYKHDNLGAVAGLGLGIGVFQSGKFAMKGFLAWGAHRGYHGMAMPSWERKWRVIGDWVGGFFLGRDIASLDDRETPRAAFEAWASRPKPAAAEEPKAVAPSPEEGTPAGAAGPAYGKPAEDVSNEAAPVDGEKADAAKAGAAKADAK
- the eno gene encoding phosphopyruvate hydratase, which translates into the protein MAVIDAVGAREVLDSRGNPTVEVEVLLDDGVVSRALVPSGASTGAFEAYELRDGDKARYGGKGVLKAVEAVLDEIGPALEGFDATDQRLVDAALIELDGTENKSRLGANAILGASLAVARAAADSADLPLFRYLGGPNAHTLPVPLMNVVNGGAHADTNVDIQEFFLVPYGAESFSEALRWGVETYHALKGELKKQGLATGLGDEGGFAPELASNRAALDFLVAAIEKAGFTPGKDIALGLDVASTEFFADGKYNFEGKQLSSQEFTSYFSDLVANYPLVTIEDPLAEDDWEGWTHLTSELGGKVQIVGDDLYVTNPKRLQRGIDEKAGNSILVKVNQIGTLTETLDAVSLAQRHGMTAILSHRSGETEDTTIADISVAVDGGQIKTGAPARSDRVAKYNQLLRIEEELGDAAVYAGRTAFPRAAAL
- a CDS encoding DUF501 domain-containing protein, encoding MTTPPFDPPSEHDVQVVSAQLGRPARDVVGIAARCVCGNPTVVATKPRLSNGTPFPTLYYLCHPAATAAVSTLEANGVMPELASLLEDPETAERYRAAHEAYLADRESIEHVDEIDGISAGGMPVRVKCLHALVGHTLAAGPGVNPIGDLALERASWSPDRCECRAYDEGADAGVGAGGGEF